In Hyphomicrobiales bacterium, the sequence CATTCAGAAAAGACCGAACACACCGACGCGGCGCCAAATCGCCGCCGAAGCTGGCCCCAAGGGGTCGAAGCCATCGATGAGGGAGACGCGAAAGATGTCGTCCGCAACTCCGAACCTCCAGGCCGGGACGCTCGCCGATGAGAGCTTCATGTCGGCAGACGATCTGCGGTCCTACATGGCCGATCTCGAAATGGCCCGGGCCTCGAAACTGGCAGGCGCCATGACCAAGGCCGAGGAAGCGCAACGCAAGCTCGTCGCGACGCTGCGCGAGGAGATCGCCGTCACACCGGAGAAAATCGAGGAAATCAAGCAAAGCCTCGCGACGAAGACCCGCGCCGCGGCAGGCCGGGGCGAGACCGAGGTTCTCGTCATGCGCTTCCCGAGCCAGCTCTGCACCGACCGGGGCCGTGCCATCAACAACGCCGAAGCCGACTGGCCGAGCACGCTGACCGGCCGGCCGCGGCAGGCCTACCTGTTCTGGAAGGAGCACCTCCAGCCCGCCAAGTACAAGCTGCGCGCCATGATCATCGACTGGCCGGGCGGCTTGCCGGGTGATGTCGCCTTCTTCCTGAGCTGGTCCTAGGGCAGCTCAGCGGTTCACCGACGCGTCTCAGCCATGCGTGTCCTCGGGGCGGGGGGCTGGTCCTAGGGCAGCTCAGCGGTTCACCGACGCGCCGAGCTGCTCTAAGCTTTTGTTCTGTCGCCTGTTCTTCACGCGAAGCGGCGTCAACTTCGCCTGAGAATGCTCTAGCCGGATGGAGCCGTCGATGAAGAACCACGAGAGCGAGCCCCTGAAAAGAAAGGCCTACGAGCGAAAGCTGCGCGATCTCCACGAGGAGTTGGTCAAGCTCCAGGAGTGGGCGAAGCATGCCGGCGGAAAGGTCTGCATCGTGTTCGAGGGGCGCGACGGCGCGGGCAAGGGCGGCGTCATCAAGGCAATCACCGAGCGGGTCAGCCCGCGGGTGTTTCGGGTCGTGGCCTTGCCGCCGCCGACCGAGCGCGAGCGTTCGCAGATGTATGTGCAGCGCTATCTGCCGCATCTGCCGGCCGCTGGCGAGATCGTGATCTTCGATCGCAGCTGGTATAACCGGGCCGGTGTCGAGCGGGTCATGGGCTTCTGCACCGAGGATCAGGCCAAGGGTTTCCTGCAGATCGTTCCGGGCGTCGAAAAGGCGATCGTCGATTCCGGCACCATCCTCCTGAAATACTGGCTCGAAGTCGGCCAGGAGGAACAAACGCGCCGGATGCAGGAGCGCATCAACGATCCGCGCAAGGTCTGGAAGCTGTCACCGATGGACCTGAAATCCTATTCCCGCTGGTACGATTACGCGCGGGCCCGCGACGAGATGTTCCGCGCCAGCGACACGGCCTGGGCCCCCTGGTTTGCGGTCCATTCCGACGACAAGCGCCAGGCGCGCCTCGACGTCATCTCCCATATTCTGAGCTCCGTGCCATACGAGGCGCCGCCTCGGGACAAGATCAAACTGCCGAAACGGCAAAAGCCCAGTGGATATGAGGAAACCGACTTCGCCCGGAACTGGATCGGCTGATTGACAACTGCGGAGTTTCCAGCGCCCTTCTGGCTGAGATTGGAGCGCGTATATGTCAGCTGGCCTACACCCTTTGGCGCCGCATCATCTGCCGGCCTTCATCACGGCGCCCGGCGAGACCGACACGCTCATGGTCGTCACCGCCGTGATCCTTCTGGCGTCGGTGCTGGGTGTCGGATTGATCTTCCTGCGGCTGCATACGCTGCCGGAGCGCATGGCGCATAAATCGCAGAAGCTGCAGTTCGAGATCGTCGCCGTCCTCGGCCTGCTCGCCCTGTTCACCCATGTGCATCTGTTCTGGGTCGCAGGCCTGCTTCTGGCCCTGATCGACATCCCCGATTTCTCGGGGCAGTTCGGCAGGATGGCGCATGCGCTGGAACGCATCGCGGGGATGGCGCCGCGGCGCGGAAGCGCCGGCGACGACGGCGGAGACGAACCGGGCGTGTCCGAGCCCGCGGCGGAAGCTCCGGCGCACTCCCATCGCGCGGAGAGCGGTCATGCTTGAGCTTCTGTTCTGCTCGATGCTGACGATCCTGCCGGACTATCTCTACCGGCGCTACCGGCAGGGGAAGCGTCTCGGCAAGGAAATCACCTTCTATTCGGTCTGGTTCGAGCTCAGATGGGGCATTACGTCCTGCCTGATGCTGACCATCGGCCTGATCACGGTGATCTTCTACAATCACCCGTCGACGACGAACGCGACCGTGATGTTCCGCACCGTCCCGATCATTTCGGAGAGCACCGGGCGCGTCGCGCAGGTCTATCTCGGCGTCAGCGGCCCCGTCACGAAAGGCAGTCCGATCTTTCGGCTCGACAGCTCCAAGGAGGAGACCGCGGTCGAGACGGCGCGACGCAAGATCGCGGAGG encodes:
- a CDS encoding Polyphosphate:ADP phosphotransferase 3, with product MEPSMKNHESEPLKRKAYERKLRDLHEELVKLQEWAKHAGGKVCIVFEGRDGAGKGGVIKAITERVSPRVFRVVALPPPTERERSQMYVQRYLPHLPAAGEIVIFDRSWYNRAGVERVMGFCTEDQAKGFLQIVPGVEKAIVDSGTILLKYWLEVGQEEQTRRMQERINDPRKVWKLSPMDLKSYSRWYDYARARDEMFRASDTAWAPWFAVHSDDKRQARLDVISHILSSVPYEAPPRDKIKLPKRQKPSGYEETDFARNWIG
- a CDS encoding conserved hypothetical protein (Evidence 4 : Unknown function but conserved in other organisms), which produces MSSATPNLQAGTLADESFMSADDLRSYMADLEMARASKLAGAMTKAEEAQRKLVATLREEIAVTPEKIEEIKQSLATKTRAAAGRGETEVLVMRFPSQLCTDRGRAINNAEADWPSTLTGRPRQAYLFWKEHLQPAKYKLRAMIIDWPGGLPGDVAFFLSWS
- a CDS encoding conserved hypothetical protein (Evidence 4 : Unknown function but conserved in other organisms), translated to MSAGLHPLAPHHLPAFITAPGETDTLMVVTAVILLASVLGVGLIFLRLHTLPERMAHKSQKLQFEIVAVLGLLALFTHVHLFWVAGLLLALIDIPDFSGQFGRMAHALERIAGMAPRRGSAGDDGGDEPGVSEPAAEAPAHSHRAESGHA